A single genomic interval of Camelina sativa cultivar DH55 chromosome 11, Cs, whole genome shotgun sequence harbors:
- the LOC104728750 gene encoding putative polyol transporter 2, with protein MSSSGEERGVVVAEPKPPRGNRSRFAFACAILASMTSIILGYDIGVMSGAAIFIKDDLKLSDVQLEVLMGILNIYSIIGSGAAGRTSDWIGRRYTIVLAGAFFFCGALLMGFATNYPFIMVGRFVAGIGVGYAMMIAPVYTAEVAPASSRGFLSFFPEIFINIGILLGYVSNYFFSKLPEHLGWRFMLGIGAIPSIFLAIGVLAMPESPRWLVLQGRIGDAFKVLDKTSNTKEEAISRLNDIKHAAGILDDMTNDIVVVPKKKTAGKGVWKDLLVRPTPAVRHILIACLGIHLAQQASGIDGVVLYSPTIFSKAGLRSKNDQLLATVAVGVVKTLFIVVRTCVVDRFGRRALLLTSMGGMFISLTSLGTSLTVINKNPEQTIKWAIGLSVTTVMTFVATFSIGAGPVTWVYCSEIFPVRLRAQGASLGVMLNRLMSGIIGMTFLSLSKGLTIGGAFFLFAGVAVAAWVFFFTFLPETRGVALEEIESLFGSYSANKKNNVTSKGKEVVDEL; from the exons ATGAGTTCCTCAGGAGAAGAAAGAGGTGTTGTTGTTGCGGAGCCCAAGCCGCCAAGAGGGAATAGAAGCCGATTTGCTTTTGCTTGTGCAATCTTAGCATCAATGACGTCTATAATCCTTGGTTACG ATATAGGAGTGATGAGTGGAGctgcaattttcataaaagaCGATTTGAAACTGTCGGATGTACAACTTGAGGTTCTTATGGGGATTCTGAATATCTATTCTATAATCGGTTCAGGCGCGGCCGGTAGAACTTCCGATTGGATTGGAAGAAGATATACCATAGTGTTGGCAGGAGCCTTCTTCTTTTGTGGTGCTCTTCTCATGGGTTTTGCCACAAACTATCCTTTCATTATGGTGGGTCGTTTCGTAGCTGGTATCGGTGTCGGTTATGCTATGATGATTGCGCCTGTTTACACCGCTGAAGTCGCTCCTGCCTCCTCACGTGGTTTCCTTAGCTTTTTCCCTGAG ATATTTATCAACATTGGTATACTTTTAGGATATGTGTCCAACTACTTCTTCTCCAAGCTTCCCGAGCATCTCGGTTGGAGGTTCATGTTAGGGATTGGAGCGATTCCCTCGATATTCCTAGCCATTGGAGTGTTGGCAATGCCGGAGTCTCCACGGTGGCTAGTCCTCCAAGGTCGCATTGGAGATGCTTTTAAAGTTCTTGACAAAACCTCAAACACTAAAGAAGAAGCCATCTCTAGGCTCAATGACATCAAACATGCAGCTGGAATCCTTGATGATATGACAAACGATATTGTAGTCGTGCCGAAAAAGAAGACTGCCGGTAAAGGCGTGTGGAAGGACCTTCTTGTCCGACCAACCCCGGCTGTTCGACACATCCTCATAGCATGCCTTGGCATCCACTTAGCCCAGCAAGCCTCTGGAATCGATGGAGTCGTGCTTTACTCTCCGACCATCTTCTCAAAGGCTGGACTGAGATCCAAGAATGACCAGCTTTTGGCTACGGTGGCTGTTGGAGTTGTCAAGACCCTCTTCATCGTGGTAAGGACTTGTGTGGTTGATCGGTTTGGACGTCGTGCCTTGTTGCTTACGAGTATGGGCGGAATGTTTATTTCCTTGACATCACTTGGAACTAGTCTCACAGTAATTAACAAGAACCCCGAACAAACTATCAAGTGGGCTATAGGGCTTAGCGTTACAACGGTGATGACTTTTGTGGCAACATTCTCAATAGGCGCAGGCCCCGTGACGTGGGTTTACTGCTCAGAGATATTCCCCGTGAGGCTAAGAGCTCAAGGTGCAAGTTTGGGAGTGATGTTGAATAGACTTATGAGTGGTATTATCGGAATGACATTCCTGTCTCTTTCTAAGGGTCTCACCATCGGTGGTGCGTTCTTTCTCTTCGCCGGAGTTGCGGTCGCCGCatgggtcttcttcttcactttccttCCGGAGACACGTGGTGTGGCTTTAGAAGAAATAGAGAGTCTCTTCGGGAGCTACAGcgcaaacaaaaagaacaatgttACGAGCAAGGGTAAAGAAGTTGTTGATGAACTATGA